From Brochothrix thermosphacta DSM 20171 = FSL F6-1036, a single genomic window includes:
- a CDS encoding L,D-transpeptidase family protein → MNKILRNSLIALLFVLIAVYGIVTYTYNSKFLPNTTLNGVAINGLTTDDANTTLAKNFQTKKYHLIEDDKTRFTLTGSQLGFNGDFKKTLTTAMADQNAFAWPIALFTKQKITAENTTNMLNQKQLTATLNKLDINAGERTASKNASITKNDNSFQIKKESYGNIIDEKALEKTIISQVSDNNTTIKLDKLYIKPTLLSSDSKLTESLEKLTALKDKKIKLAISKNEVVIPQKVMLQALTVTNTGEPTTDETVLKNYVTSLSKKYDTNDTARSFKSTKKGEITTASTGTYGWSLNTSDTEKKISNAILAGKDTTIQPLHYGSGYGENDHSISGNYVEIDIAAQHMWFYQDNKLVVDTPVVTGNAKKNHDTPKGVFAVWKKERNATLVGEDYKQPVSYWLPIDWTGVGIHDANWRPKFGGDIYKTSGSHGCINTPPDVMKKIYETISEGTPVVVY, encoded by the coding sequence ATGAATAAAATTTTAAGAAACAGCCTTATCGCGCTTTTATTTGTCTTAATTGCGGTATACGGCATTGTAACCTACACATACAATTCAAAATTTTTACCAAACACCACTTTGAATGGAGTGGCCATTAACGGATTAACAACGGATGATGCAAACACCACATTAGCCAAGAATTTTCAAACAAAAAAATATCACTTAATCGAAGATGATAAGACACGTTTTACATTGACTGGAAGCCAGTTAGGTTTTAATGGTGATTTCAAAAAAACACTAACAACTGCGATGGCAGACCAAAATGCCTTCGCTTGGCCAATTGCACTTTTTACTAAGCAAAAAATCACTGCAGAAAACACAACAAATATGCTTAATCAAAAACAGTTGACCGCTACTTTAAATAAACTAGATATAAACGCTGGTGAGCGTACTGCTTCAAAAAATGCGAGCATAACAAAAAATGACAACTCTTTTCAAATAAAAAAAGAATCTTATGGTAACATAATTGATGAAAAAGCGCTTGAAAAAACAATAATTTCACAGGTTTCAGATAATAACACCACCATTAAACTTGATAAACTCTATATTAAACCTACATTATTAAGCAGTGATTCAAAGTTAACTGAAAGTCTTGAAAAATTAACAGCTTTAAAAGATAAAAAAATCAAATTGGCGATCAGTAAAAACGAAGTTGTTATTCCTCAAAAGGTAATGTTACAAGCTCTTACAGTAACAAATACAGGAGAACCAACAACTGACGAGACTGTTTTGAAAAATTACGTGACTAGTTTATCAAAAAAATACGATACAAATGATACTGCACGTTCATTTAAAAGTACAAAAAAAGGTGAAATCACCACAGCATCAACTGGAACATATGGATGGTCTCTTAATACTTCTGATACAGAAAAGAAGATTTCTAACGCCATCTTAGCAGGTAAAGATACCACTATTCAACCTTTACATTACGGTTCAGGTTATGGTGAAAATGATCATTCTATCTCTGGTAATTACGTTGAAATTGATATTGCTGCTCAACATATGTGGTTTTATCAAGATAACAAATTAGTGGTTGATACGCCAGTCGTTACCGGAAATGCTAAAAAGAACCACGATACTCCAAAAGGTGTTTTCGCAGTTTGGAAAAAAGAACGTAATGCAACATTGGTAGGCGAAGATTATAAACAACCTGTTTCTTACTGGTTGCCAATCGATTGGACAGGCGTCGGTATTCATGATGCAAACTGGCGACCAAAATTTGGTGGTGACATATATAAAACAAGTGGTTCACACGGTTGTATTAACACACCTCCAGATGTAATGAAAAAAATCTATGAGACTATTTCTGAAGGAACACCCGTTGTTGTATACTAA
- a CDS encoding transposase family protein, which produces MSTITSNNIANSSGITDENISFSKTWCEKQVIKGFSSICYYGTLTYTPSRCSNCGFTSETVKIIKYGTKLSRITLTKSANLPTYLFLKKQRFYCEGCHTTFTASSSLVKRNCFISKRVIQAISSEGQFISSEKDIAYRHSVSTTTVNRAIHPNSNPVMGASRLTFQWMNSNQ; this is translated from the coding sequence ATGTCAACTATCACTTCTAATAATATCGCAAATTCCTCTGGAATTACAGATGAAAATATTTCTTTTTCAAAAACGTGGTGTGAAAAACAAGTAATTAAGGGATTTTCCAGCATTTGTTACTATGGAACGCTCACTTATACACCTAGCAGGTGTTCAAATTGTGGTTTTACTAGTGAGACAGTCAAAATTATTAAATATGGCACGAAATTATCCCGCATTACGCTTACTAAATCAGCGAATCTGCCTACCTATTTATTTTTGAAGAAACAACGCTTCTACTGTGAAGGTTGCCATACTACTTTCACCGCATCATCTTCACTAGTAAAAAGAAACTGCTTTATTTCAAAACGTGTGATACAAGCAATTTCGTCTGAAGGTCAATTTATTTCTTCTGAGAAGGATATTGCTTATAGACACAGTGTTTCTACGACAACTGTCAATCGTGCAATACATCCCAATTCAAACCCAGTTATGGGAGCCTCCCGGCTCACCTTTCAATGGATGAATTCAAATCAGTAA
- a CDS encoding bacterial Ig-like domain-containing protein, with amino-acid sequence MLKKLFLIIMIGLLLQPNIYLANASTLEKTTVLNEQEQQEVENKDESQAKTSLTDYGKTINNKAEKPSTRAIEWTEEFDWSIQGFNIYAKPWLIYEYDQDITFQTKDATLGSNVGDTLEGYVDLSLTAIVDYKQATMFYGNKFMSDNIPGMYHNNVEFNFNLKAADSSAFEVKVVKIVFPDNVNPPSNTIGNKAKFHIKIKRLKKTVGKQLEIPTKLNWKTSYFLQNGLVQHYIRNWQGFSWNKTYKIPLETEPTIETKDSVLYSTQSYNPKNNFVGGTDIDGNALKWDEKTMKVSGDVVDMTKPGNYKQRLTYTYVFQSENKTVTSDYVVTVKEDKTAIKAINTTYYQGETFDFKNGFVGAWDKDGNELPFNDELAWVGGEATTIDMNTPGVTSVFYGLKNADNDLAYRNQTVTVLKDQSSLKTKPSTVYVGDIWNKKDNFVSATDMAGEPVEWASSAISTNGSKVDTSKPGTHKITYTYKGKFKSVDSTFTVDVIERPLEISVPDVVDFGKYSLGTRKTKLYWDDKNRITITDSAKKGWELSVQVKTNTDFSNYVYHQEQLVGTERIVIDEGKGTKVVSDELLNEELIYIDYADAKSLRTDNATFEWNITPSIKGVSE; translated from the coding sequence ATGTTAAAAAAACTTTTTTTAATTATAATGATAGGTCTGTTATTGCAACCTAATATATATTTAGCGAATGCCAGTACTTTAGAAAAAACAACTGTTTTAAATGAGCAAGAGCAGCAAGAAGTGGAAAATAAAGATGAGAGTCAAGCAAAAACGTCACTAACAGATTATGGAAAAACAATAAATAATAAAGCTGAAAAACCTAGCACAAGAGCAATAGAGTGGACAGAAGAATTTGATTGGAGTATACAAGGTTTCAATATATACGCAAAACCCTGGTTGATTTATGAGTACGATCAAGATATCACGTTTCAAACAAAGGATGCTACCTTAGGTTCAAATGTCGGAGATACGTTAGAGGGCTATGTTGATTTATCATTAACAGCCATTGTGGATTATAAACAGGCAACTATGTTCTATGGTAATAAATTTATGAGTGATAATATTCCGGGAATGTATCATAATAATGTTGAGTTTAACTTTAATTTAAAAGCGGCTGATAGTTCTGCATTTGAGGTAAAGGTAGTGAAAATTGTTTTTCCTGATAATGTGAATCCCCCAAGCAATACTATTGGTAATAAGGCGAAATTTCATATAAAAATCAAGCGATTGAAAAAGACTGTAGGGAAACAACTTGAAATACCGACGAAATTAAACTGGAAGACGAGCTATTTTCTTCAAAATGGGTTGGTGCAACATTATATCAGAAATTGGCAAGGCTTTAGTTGGAATAAAACATATAAAATACCGTTAGAAACGGAACCTACAATTGAAACAAAGGACAGCGTACTTTATTCAACACAATCGTATAATCCTAAAAATAATTTTGTGGGCGGTACAGACATTGATGGTAATGCTTTAAAGTGGGATGAAAAAACGATGAAAGTATCAGGTGATGTTGTTGATATGACTAAACCCGGAAACTACAAACAACGGTTAACCTACACCTATGTTTTTCAGAGTGAAAATAAAACGGTCACTTCGGATTATGTCGTAACGGTAAAAGAAGATAAAACAGCTATAAAGGCGATTAATACAACTTACTATCAAGGTGAGACGTTTGATTTCAAAAATGGTTTTGTCGGTGCATGGGATAAGGATGGGAATGAGCTCCCCTTCAATGATGAGCTTGCTTGGGTTGGGGGCGAGGCCACGACCATTGATATGAATACCCCTGGTGTGACCTCTGTGTTTTATGGGCTGAAGAATGCTGATAACGATCTTGCGTATAGAAATCAAACGGTTACGGTATTAAAAGATCAGTCCTCGTTAAAAACAAAGCCATCTACGGTATATGTTGGCGACATTTGGAATAAAAAAGATAATTTTGTAAGTGCGACGGACATGGCTGGTGAACCTGTAGAGTGGGCTTCTTCTGCTATTAGTACGAATGGCTCTAAAGTGGATACATCAAAACCAGGAACGCATAAAATCACCTACACCTATAAAGGCAAATTTAAAAGTGTGGATTCAACATTTACCGTAGATGTTATAGAGAGACCGCTTGAGATTTCTGTCCCAGATGTTGTTGATTTTGGAAAATATAGTTTAGGAACACGTAAAACAAAACTTTATTGGGATGATAAAAATAGAATAACAATCACGGATAGTGCCAAAAAGGGTTGGGAACTCTCTGTGCAAGTAAAAACAAATACTGATTTCAGTAACTACGTGTATCACCAAGAACAATTAGTCGGAACCGAACGAATTGTAATTGATGAAGGTAAAGGTACTAAAGTAGTAAGTGATGAGCTATTAAATGAGGAGTTAATTTATATTGACTATGCTGATGCTAAGTCATTGAGAACGGATAATGCCACCTTTGAGTGGAATATTACGCCTTCGATCAAAGGGGTGAGTGAATAA
- a CDS encoding DUF916 domain-containing protein, translating to MKKMLGIIMMVLLLVSLFKQNQTVYANEGADYSVSPIFSEHQTKTVDSFFDIRWEPKQKDIIGLKITNNEATEQSYSIELNKARTNINGIIDYSNNEPEAETAKYKITEIVKLPQKIKVPANSTKSIEGSVFFGSKDFNGIIMGGLHISKIDSSKNSASVANTVSYNIPIVLRGNVDKRPNPEINLETIKVAKFSSDKYALNILLNNKNVNFLKEVKFKATVTNSAGDVIESQTNQIDITPETKFVYPIKLEGKYKPGEYQVKLQVNHSKKNRWTFDDKFTISKKDVKDIKAVTQNDNKNWLVYIILGMIVVAGVGLIIFLRKRHK from the coding sequence ATGAAAAAAATGCTGGGAATAATTATGATGGTATTGCTGCTAGTCAGTCTATTTAAACAAAATCAGACTGTTTATGCTAATGAAGGTGCAGACTATTCTGTAAGTCCGATTTTTTCAGAGCACCAAACAAAAACAGTGGACAGTTTTTTTGATATTCGCTGGGAGCCAAAGCAAAAAGATATAATCGGTCTAAAAATCACAAATAATGAAGCTACCGAACAATCCTATTCGATTGAATTAAATAAAGCGCGAACAAATATTAATGGAATAATTGATTATTCCAATAATGAACCAGAAGCTGAAACAGCAAAGTATAAAATCACTGAAATAGTAAAGCTTCCTCAAAAAATAAAAGTGCCGGCAAACAGCACTAAGAGCATAGAAGGTAGTGTGTTTTTTGGTTCTAAAGATTTCAATGGCATAATTATGGGAGGGCTACATATTTCGAAAATTGATAGCAGTAAAAATTCTGCTAGTGTGGCCAATACAGTATCCTATAATATTCCGATTGTATTGAGAGGAAATGTGGATAAAAGACCGAATCCAGAAATAAATCTAGAAACTATCAAGGTAGCTAAATTTTCAAGTGATAAATACGCTTTAAATATATTATTAAATAATAAGAATGTTAATTTTTTGAAGGAAGTCAAATTCAAAGCAACGGTAACAAATAGTGCAGGTGATGTGATTGAATCGCAAACTAATCAGATAGATATCACACCAGAAACAAAATTTGTCTACCCTATCAAATTAGAAGGGAAATATAAGCCAGGTGAGTACCAGGTGAAATTACAAGTAAATCATAGTAAAAAAAATCGTTGGACTTTTGATGATAAATTTACAATTAGTAAGAAAGATGTAAAGGATATTAAGGCTGTTACACAGAATGACAATAAGAATTGGCTGGTATATATTATCCTGGGTATGATTGTGGTTGCAGGAGTAGGTCTCATTATATTTTTAAGAAAAAGACATAAATAG
- a CDS encoding helix-turn-helix domain containing protein, with translation MLSILENDISRKLTILDNLYKSNRHISIAEMIELLNCTRKTLSKDIASINAAYDVVEYHREKGFFFNKTKGVNFYFFYCTYLRESLHVEVLRLILIEELSIVKISRRLFMSESKTRRLIDVWNQYFDERNFDFLIKTSADCTMILGNETQIRWFNHTMLFELEYIDIYEFKLQESREYGAYKSVLKNDFFDSNTSEHEKIKSFFYVKAALYRTNKGHVDNNEEVYLSFGTNMKNNTLIQFENIMAIETGVYFTDDVRNQILPKYYFPTLCEEIDSGTSEIMKIINDVFDYILTTEESENRYRAEKKVTLKMNHLHKYGPEVTYFLLDFVALNYKTQQEYYFYFYEELNKIVAKHNFLFESEKQKQLFYKELVLLLNFELSLPKYVLKRPRVTIYLFASHSTIQSTIKIIKSYFGDRIELHVADCINDKLHESDLIISNYFFLGNLEAKKVHFQETIDLKWLYLLDSKLKNIYKKLNS, from the coding sequence ATGTTATCTATATTGGAGAACGATATATCAAGAAAATTAACTATATTAGATAATTTATATAAAAGTAATCGACATATATCAATTGCAGAGATGATAGAACTGTTAAATTGTACACGTAAAACTTTAAGTAAGGATATAGCTAGTATTAATGCAGCATATGATGTTGTTGAATACCATCGAGAAAAAGGTTTTTTTTTTAATAAGACGAAAGGTGTTAATTTCTACTTTTTTTATTGCACCTATCTAAGAGAATCTTTACATGTAGAAGTATTGAGATTGATACTCATTGAAGAGCTATCTATCGTGAAAATTAGTCGCCGTTTATTTATGTCGGAATCAAAAACCAGAAGGTTAATAGATGTATGGAACCAATATTTTGATGAAAGAAATTTTGATTTCTTAATAAAAACAAGTGCCGATTGTACAATGATTTTAGGTAATGAAACACAAATCAGATGGTTTAATCATACAATGTTATTTGAATTAGAATATATCGATATCTATGAATTTAAGCTACAAGAAAGCCGAGAATATGGGGCATATAAATCGGTTTTAAAGAATGATTTTTTTGATAGTAACACAAGTGAGCATGAAAAAATAAAGTCGTTTTTTTATGTTAAAGCAGCGCTCTATCGAACCAATAAAGGGCATGTGGATAATAACGAAGAGGTATATCTTTCATTTGGTACTAACATGAAAAATAATACATTAATCCAATTTGAAAATATAATGGCGATTGAAACAGGTGTTTATTTCACTGACGATGTACGAAATCAAATCCTCCCTAAATATTATTTCCCTACTTTATGTGAAGAGATAGATAGTGGCACCTCGGAAATAATGAAAATTATAAATGATGTTTTTGATTATATATTGACTACTGAAGAAAGTGAAAATCGATATCGTGCTGAAAAAAAAGTCACTTTAAAAATGAATCATCTGCATAAATATGGACCAGAAGTGACGTATTTTCTTTTGGATTTTGTGGCGTTGAATTACAAAACACAGCAAGAATACTATTTTTATTTTTACGAAGAATTAAATAAAATAGTTGCAAAGCATAACTTCTTATTTGAAAGTGAAAAACAAAAACAATTGTTTTATAAAGAACTTGTACTTTTGTTGAATTTTGAACTATCATTACCGAAATATGTTTTGAAAAGACCACGTGTCACTATTTACCTATTTGCAAGCCATAGCACGATCCAATCGACGATAAAAATAATCAAAAGTTATTTTGGAGACAGGATTGAGTTGCATGTAGCTGATTGTATAAATGACAAGTTGCATGAGTCGGACTTGATAATTAGTAATTATTTTTTTCTCGGAAATCTAGAAGCTAAGAAAGTACATTTTCAGGAAACGATAGATTTAAAATGGTTATATCTGTTAGATTCGAAATTGAAAAACATTTATAAAAAACTCAATTCTTAG
- a CDS encoding LysM peptidoglycan-binding and 3D domain-containing protein — MNIKKLTATVVAGLTLATVTFSATGVSANSYTVKSGDSLWKIANEKNISIDELKSLNKLSSDVIQTNQTLQLSKTDATYTVKTGDSIWKIATKKQVTEQNLKSWNNLSTDIIFPGQVLKLTGSDVPVAQEAAPKATEAAPQATTPKAEQTTPKVEKTAPTTPAAAPKAEQAAPKAAAPKVEASNNSASGRQITVQATAYDAVSLGGRTASGHLVTSTSEKVIAVDPSVIPLGSTVYIPGYGTAVARDTGGAIQGNIIDLNMSTAEAVQWGRQTVTVTVK, encoded by the coding sequence ATGAATATTAAAAAACTAACTGCTACTGTGGTAGCGGGACTAACACTTGCAACTGTTACATTTTCTGCAACAGGAGTTTCTGCCAACTCATACACAGTAAAATCTGGTGACTCTTTGTGGAAGATTGCTAACGAAAAGAATATTTCAATCGATGAATTGAAATCACTTAATAAATTATCTTCAGATGTTATCCAAACCAACCAAACATTACAATTATCAAAAACAGACGCAACATATACAGTTAAAACGGGCGATTCAATTTGGAAAATCGCAACTAAAAAACAAGTAACAGAGCAAAACTTGAAGTCATGGAATAATTTATCAACTGATATTATTTTCCCAGGTCAAGTATTGAAATTAACTGGTTCTGATGTTCCTGTTGCACAAGAAGCAGCACCAAAAGCTACAGAAGCTGCTCCACAAGCAACAACACCAAAAGCTGAACAAACAACACCGAAAGTAGAAAAAACAGCTCCTACAACTCCTGCAGCAGCACCAAAAGCAGAGCAAGCAGCACCAAAAGCTGCAGCGCCAAAAGTAGAAGCTTCAAATAATTCTGCCTCTGGTCGTCAAATTACTGTTCAAGCAACAGCATATGATGCCGTTTCATTAGGTGGTAGAACTGCTTCAGGTCACCTTGTTACATCGACAAGCGAAAAAGTTATTGCAGTAGATCCAAGTGTTATTCCATTAGGATCAACAGTGTATATCCCTGGTTATGGTACGGCCGTAGCTCGTGATACTGGTGGTGCTATCCAAGGTAACATCATTGACTTAAACATGTCTACAGCTGAAGCTGTACAATGGGGACGTCAAACAGTCACAGTAACAGTTAAATAA
- the isdG gene encoding heme oxygenase IsdG, whose product MIIVTNTIRIEPGFGERVIAQFTDGNASKNIADVEGFLGFELWHNQSAEEYEEVVVTSRWESDEAQKNWVKSKQFKEAHGRTKDTRHQKEQREGIISSSIDRYNVVHEQLPL is encoded by the coding sequence ATGATTATTGTTACTAATACGATTAGAATTGAACCTGGATTTGGTGAACGCGTGATTGCACAATTTACGGATGGTAATGCATCAAAAAATATCGCAGATGTTGAAGGCTTTTTAGGTTTTGAATTGTGGCATAATCAAAGTGCTGAAGAATATGAAGAAGTTGTTGTAACGAGTCGTTGGGAAAGTGATGAAGCGCAAAAAAACTGGGTTAAGAGTAAACAGTTCAAGGAAGCGCATGGTCGTACTAAAGATACCCGTCATCAAAAAGAGCAACGTGAAGGTATCATCAGCAGCTCAATTGATCGCTACAACGTTGTTCATGAGCAACTACCTCTATAA
- a CDS encoding DUF1149 family protein: MQINRSDVKVMKFNFETPEKQYEITSPEIQTNIVELAPVSNEDSEVFEKGKICRLELTFNIQLQDFKVEGLVTQSIQFVDYFDEIQKVPEEAIQELSRDLLDYVQRLTYDVTEISFDRPGYDLKFEPS, from the coding sequence ATGCAAATCAATCGATCAGATGTAAAAGTTATGAAATTCAACTTTGAAACACCAGAAAAACAGTACGAAATTACTTCGCCAGAAATCCAAACAAATATTGTGGAGCTAGCTCCAGTAAGTAATGAGGATAGTGAAGTTTTCGAAAAAGGGAAAATTTGTCGCCTAGAATTGACATTTAATATCCAATTACAGGATTTTAAAGTTGAGGGACTTGTTACCCAATCGATACAATTCGTAGATTATTTTGATGAAATACAAAAAGTGCCTGAAGAAGCAATACAGGAATTATCGCGTGATTTATTAGATTATGTACAACGATTGACTTATGATGTAACTGAAATATCTTTTGATAGACCAGGATATGATTTGAAATTTGAACCAAGCTAA
- a CDS encoding MetQ/NlpA family ABC transporter substrate-binding protein, whose product MKQIKHLTLLLSLICLVLFIAGCGKKQPNEAPQELTVGILSDTFIWKQLVQDAQEKNISISLKKYPNSNALNKALAAKEIDIAGSQTISAFDQSVKEKNLNNLVAVASSYWAPMGLYSEKYTKITQLKSGDTIALPKDPTDLGRALVMLNEAKLIKLSKEFDGIGSLDKITSNTKKLTFDLIDVDTIKTPLKNYEAVILPNESALKYHLDIYKDALTIEVVVPKPYVSILATRTDNQTDKTVRHFIAISQSKKMIDYVSTHAKNGEQIVKIPIEGLLNYHDSYTEKLEQPSGL is encoded by the coding sequence ATGAAACAAATAAAACACCTTACTTTATTGTTGTCTTTAATATGTTTGGTTCTCTTCATCGCTGGTTGTGGTAAGAAACAACCTAATGAAGCACCACAAGAATTAACAGTCGGAATTTTATCTGACACATTCATTTGGAAGCAACTTGTTCAAGATGCTCAAGAAAAAAATATTAGTATTTCTTTAAAAAAATACCCTAATTCAAACGCCTTAAACAAGGCACTTGCTGCCAAAGAAATTGATATTGCTGGTTCGCAAACTATTAGCGCATTTGACCAATCAGTCAAGGAAAAAAACCTGAATAATCTCGTTGCTGTCGCCTCATCCTATTGGGCGCCAATGGGTTTATACTCAGAGAAGTACACTAAAATTACACAGTTGAAATCAGGTGATACTATCGCATTGCCAAAAGATCCCACTGATTTAGGAAGAGCTTTGGTTATGCTTAATGAAGCTAAGTTAATCAAACTCTCTAAAGAATTTGATGGCATTGGTTCATTAGATAAAATAACATCTAACACTAAAAAGTTAACGTTTGATTTAATTGATGTCGATACTATAAAAACGCCGCTTAAAAACTATGAAGCTGTTATTTTACCAAATGAAAGTGCTTTGAAATATCATTTAGATATTTATAAAGATGCTTTAACAATTGAAGTTGTTGTACCAAAACCATATGTTTCAATTCTAGCAACGCGTACAGATAACCAAACAGATAAAACAGTTCGCCATTTCATTGCCATTAGTCAATCAAAAAAAATGATTGATTACGTTAGTACTCATGCGAAAAACGGTGAACAAATTGTAAAAATTCCAATTGAAGGTTTGCTAAATTATCACGATAGTTACACAGAAAAATTAGAACAACCTTCAGGCCTTTAA
- a CDS encoding glycine betaine ABC transporter substrate-binding protein, with the protein MKKYYLAVVLLLTTVLLASCTEMAAYNDKEPLGPQINYTITGIDAGTGVMSGTTEALKVYGLEKDKWQLQTSSTAAMTSTLGKAIKNKQPIVVTGWEPHWMFTKFDLKFLDDPKGVFGGSENINTVVRKGLKKDEPEAYKVLNNFYWTPEDMSDVMLKVNDGDDPQEAAANWIKKNPKKVAEWTKGAKKVNGNKLTMTYVAWDSEIASTNVVAEVLRGIGYDVSIQVMEIQPMWISIATNKADAMVAAWLPNTSGKLYSDFKDDLDDLGPNLEGAKVGLAVPTYMKNINSIEDLLSK; encoded by the coding sequence ATGAAAAAATATTACCTCGCTGTCGTATTACTTCTCACTACGGTGCTACTTGCTTCATGTACTGAAATGGCCGCATACAATGATAAAGAACCATTAGGTCCACAAATTAATTACACAATTACCGGTATTGATGCTGGGACAGGTGTTATGAGCGGAACTACTGAAGCTTTGAAAGTTTACGGTCTTGAAAAAGATAAGTGGCAATTACAAACAAGTTCAACAGCCGCAATGACAAGTACACTTGGAAAAGCTATTAAAAATAAGCAACCAATTGTTGTCACAGGGTGGGAACCACACTGGATGTTTACAAAATTTGATTTGAAATTTTTAGATGATCCAAAAGGTGTTTTTGGTGGAAGTGAAAATATTAATACAGTTGTACGTAAAGGTTTGAAAAAAGATGAACCAGAGGCATACAAAGTTTTAAATAATTTTTATTGGACACCTGAAGATATGTCTGATGTTATGTTGAAAGTAAATGATGGCGATGACCCTCAAGAAGCTGCTGCTAATTGGATTAAAAAAAATCCGAAAAAAGTAGCTGAGTGGACAAAAGGCGCTAAAAAAGTTAATGGCAATAAGTTGACGATGACATATGTTGCTTGGGATTCTGAAATTGCTTCAACTAATGTTGTTGCAGAAGTACTTCGAGGTATTGGTTATGATGTTTCTATTCAAGTAATGGAGATTCAACCAATGTGGATTTCAATTGCAACTAATAAAGCAGATGCAATGGTGGCTGCATGGTTACCTAATACATCAGGGAAACTTTATTCTGATTTTAAAGATGATCTTGATGACTTAGGTCCTAACCTTGAAGGCGCTAAAGTTGGCTTAGCAGTTCCAACGTATATGAAAAATATTAATTCAATCGAAGATTTACTCTCTAAATAA
- a CDS encoding ABC transporter permease — translation MDKLPKLPLDVWIDWIVDRLTTFEGFFNGVTNVIGGIVGGIQWVFDLIPEWLFIILLLAIIFSVTRKTKKYGLIVFALAGLLLIWNLGFWRDMTQTLTLVITSSLITFIFGVPLGIWMAKSKTAESIIRPILDFMQTMPAFVYLIPAVAFFGIGMVPGVVASVIFAMPPTVRMTNLGIREVPTELTEASDSFGSTGWQKLIKVQLPLAKPTIMAGINQTMMLALSMVVIASMIGAMGLGTQVYFAVGRNEAGAGFTAGLAIVIVAIILDRMTQAFTAKRK, via the coding sequence ATGGATAAATTACCAAAATTACCATTAGATGTATGGATTGACTGGATTGTTGATCGACTGACTACGTTTGAAGGATTTTTCAATGGTGTGACCAATGTAATTGGTGGTATTGTTGGCGGAATTCAATGGGTGTTTGATTTAATACCAGAGTGGTTATTTATTATTTTATTACTTGCTATTATTTTCTCTGTAACGAGAAAGACTAAAAAATATGGTTTAATTGTCTTTGCTTTAGCGGGACTCTTGTTAATATGGAACCTTGGTTTCTGGCGTGACATGACGCAAACATTAACTTTGGTTATCACAAGTAGTTTAATTACCTTTATTTTTGGTGTCCCTCTAGGTATCTGGATGGCTAAAAGTAAAACAGCTGAAAGTATTATTCGTCCAATCTTAGACTTTATGCAAACAATGCCAGCATTTGTTTACTTAATTCCTGCTGTTGCATTCTTTGGTATTGGTATGGTACCGGGTGTTGTTGCATCTGTTATTTTCGCAATGCCACCAACAGTTCGTATGACGAACTTAGGTATTCGTGAAGTGCCAACTGAACTAACCGAAGCCTCAGATTCATTTGGTTCTACAGGTTGGCAGAAACTAATTAAAGTCCAACTTCCATTGGCTAAACCAACAATTATGGCCGGTATTAACCAAACAATGATGCTTGCATTATCTATGGTTGTTATTGCATCTATGATCGGTGCAATGGGATTAGGAACGCAAGTTTACTTTGCAGTTGGACGTAACGAAGCTGGAGCTGGATTTACAGCAGGTCTTGCAATTGTAATCGTTGCTATTATATTAGATCGTATGACCCAAGCCTTCACGGCTAAAAGAAAGTAG